A section of the Saccharopolyspora gregorii genome encodes:
- a CDS encoding glutamate-5-semialdehyde dehydrogenase, which yields MTTSIDASTDQHAQDSGDELREQVRAAARAARDAAAELALLPRGAKDSALRAMADALVERAPEILAANELDVARAEENGTAAGLIDRLRLTDDRVASIADGLRTVAGLPDPTGEVVRGSVLANGLQLQQVRVPLGVVGIVYEGRPNVTVDAAGLTAKSGNAVLLRGSASAERSNTALVGVLRDVLVEQGLPADAIQLLPSHDRASVRHLITARGLVDVVIPRGGAGLISTVVEQSTVPTIETGVGNCHVYVDARADIDTALRILLNSKARRPSVCNAAETLLVHRDIADEFVPRAVAELRAAGVTVHGDEEVARLGGSGVVAAEDSDWDTEYGSLDIAAAVVDSLQAATEHIRAHGSGHTEAIVTDDVRAARSFTARVDSAAVMVNASTAFTDGAEFGMGAEIGISTQKLHARGPMGLPELTSTKWLVYGDGHVRPAG from the coding sequence GTGACGACGAGCATCGATGCCTCCACCGACCAGCACGCGCAGGACTCCGGCGACGAGCTCCGCGAGCAGGTGCGCGCGGCGGCCCGCGCCGCCCGCGACGCCGCCGCGGAACTGGCCCTGCTGCCGCGCGGCGCCAAGGACTCCGCACTGCGCGCCATGGCCGACGCGCTGGTCGAACGGGCCCCGGAGATCTTGGCGGCGAACGAGCTCGACGTCGCGCGGGCCGAGGAGAACGGCACCGCCGCCGGGCTGATCGACCGGCTGCGCCTGACCGACGACCGCGTCGCGAGCATCGCCGACGGCCTGCGCACCGTCGCCGGGCTGCCCGACCCGACCGGTGAGGTGGTGCGCGGCAGCGTGCTCGCCAACGGGCTGCAGCTGCAGCAGGTCCGGGTTCCGCTGGGCGTCGTCGGCATCGTCTACGAGGGCAGGCCCAACGTGACCGTGGACGCGGCCGGGCTCACCGCGAAGTCCGGGAACGCGGTCCTGCTGCGCGGGTCGGCCTCCGCCGAGCGCTCGAACACCGCGCTCGTCGGGGTGCTGCGCGACGTCCTCGTCGAGCAGGGGTTGCCCGCGGACGCGATCCAGCTGCTGCCCAGCCACGACCGCGCCTCGGTGCGGCACCTGATCACCGCGCGCGGGCTGGTCGACGTGGTGATCCCGCGCGGCGGCGCCGGGCTGATCTCCACGGTCGTCGAGCAGTCCACCGTGCCCACCATCGAGACCGGCGTCGGCAACTGCCACGTCTACGTCGACGCGCGCGCCGACATCGACACCGCGCTGCGCATCCTGCTGAACTCCAAGGCCCGCCGTCCCAGCGTGTGCAACGCGGCCGAGACGCTGCTGGTGCACCGGGACATCGCCGACGAGTTCGTGCCCCGCGCCGTCGCCGAACTGCGCGCCGCGGGCGTCACCGTGCACGGCGACGAGGAGGTCGCCCGGCTCGGCGGCTCCGGCGTCGTCGCCGCCGAGGACTCCGACTGGGACACCGAGTACGGCTCGCTGGACATCGCCGCCGCCGTCGTCGACTCGTTGCAGGCCGCCACCGAGCACATCCGCGCGCACGGCTCCGGGCACACCGAGGCGATCGTGACCGACGACGTGCGCGCCGCCCGGTCCTTCACCGCCCGCGTCGACTCGGCGGCCGTCATGGTCAATGCCTCGACCGCGTTCACCGACGGCGCCGAGTTCGGGATGGGCGCCGAGATCGGCATCTCCACCCAGAAGCTGCACGCGCGCGGCCCGATGGGGCTGCCGGAGCTGACCTCCACCAAGTGGCTCGTGTACGGCGACGGGCACGTGCGGCCCGCGGGCTGA
- a CDS encoding RecQ family ATP-dependent DNA helicase, with protein MDEQALRELADERLRALAGPDAVLRDDQWRAIEALVLHRRRALVVQRTGWGKSAVYFLATALLRELGEGPTVIVSPLLALMRNQVEAAEAAGVRAASINSANPQAWQAIEEQIAVGDVDVLLVSPERLNNPDFRDTVLPELTHSAGLLVVDEAHCISDWGHDFRPDYRRLRTLLGELPEGVPVLATTATANDRVVQDVSEQLGVGGEFSDPQETLVLRGTLDRESLRLGVVELPTAQARLAWLASNLGELTGSGIIYTLTVAATEEVAGYLRDQGFEVASYSGRTDPEERQRAEEDLLANRVKALVATSALGMGFDKPDLGFVVHLGAPSSPIAYYQQIGRAGRGVRRAEALLLPGPEDQEIWRYFASLAFPPEATVRAILAGLTEAGTLSTAALEPRVDLGRSRLEMVLKVLDVDGAVRRVKGGWEATGEPWTYEAERYGRIAAERAAEQQAMLDYLATPDCRMEFLRRQLDDPHAQPCGRCDNCTGQRHSAEVDEQVVQRATERLHRPGVELEPRKMWPTGMDALGVPVSGRLPAAERAEQGRAVGRLTDIGWGNRLRELLGNGVPDQELPEDLFQACVQVLAAWKWEQRPVGVVSVGSNSRPLLVRSLAQRIATIGRLPLLGEVATNPDSTPRRGNSAQRVGTLRGQFKIPDELASRIAELDGPVLLMDDYADTGWTAAIVARTLRLAGAPAVLPFTLASTG; from the coding sequence GTGGACGAACAAGCCCTGCGGGAACTCGCCGACGAACGGCTCCGCGCGCTGGCCGGTCCGGACGCCGTGCTGCGCGACGACCAGTGGCGCGCCATCGAAGCGCTCGTGCTGCACCGCCGCCGCGCGCTCGTGGTGCAGCGCACCGGCTGGGGCAAGTCGGCGGTGTACTTCCTGGCCACGGCGCTGCTGCGCGAACTCGGCGAAGGCCCCACGGTGATCGTCTCGCCGCTGCTGGCGCTGATGCGCAACCAGGTCGAAGCCGCCGAGGCCGCCGGGGTTCGCGCCGCCAGCATCAACTCGGCGAACCCGCAGGCGTGGCAGGCCATCGAGGAGCAGATCGCCGTCGGCGACGTGGACGTGCTGCTGGTGAGCCCCGAACGGCTGAACAACCCGGATTTCCGGGACACCGTGCTGCCCGAGCTGACGCACAGCGCGGGCCTGCTCGTGGTGGACGAGGCGCACTGCATCTCCGACTGGGGCCACGACTTCCGCCCGGACTACCGCAGGTTGCGAACGCTGCTGGGCGAGCTCCCCGAGGGCGTGCCGGTGCTGGCCACCACCGCCACCGCCAACGACCGCGTCGTGCAGGACGTGTCCGAGCAGCTCGGCGTCGGCGGCGAGTTCAGCGACCCGCAGGAGACGCTGGTGCTGCGCGGCACCCTCGACCGGGAGAGCCTGCGGCTCGGCGTGGTGGAGCTGCCGACGGCGCAGGCGCGGCTGGCGTGGCTGGCGAGCAACCTCGGCGAGCTCACCGGTTCCGGGATCATTTACACGCTCACCGTCGCGGCGACCGAGGAGGTCGCCGGCTACCTGCGCGACCAGGGTTTCGAGGTGGCGTCCTACTCGGGCCGCACCGACCCGGAGGAACGGCAGCGAGCCGAGGAGGACCTGCTGGCGAACCGGGTGAAGGCGCTGGTCGCCACCTCGGCGCTGGGCATGGGCTTCGACAAGCCCGACCTGGGGTTCGTGGTGCACCTGGGGGCGCCGTCCTCGCCGATCGCCTACTACCAGCAGATCGGGCGGGCCGGCCGCGGCGTGCGGCGGGCGGAGGCGCTGCTGCTGCCCGGCCCGGAGGACCAGGAGATCTGGCGCTACTTCGCATCACTGGCGTTCCCACCGGAGGCCACGGTGCGCGCCATCCTCGCCGGGCTCACCGAAGCAGGCACGTTGTCCACGGCCGCGCTGGAGCCCCGCGTCGACCTGGGCCGCTCCCGGCTGGAGATGGTGCTCAAGGTCCTCGACGTGGACGGCGCGGTGCGCCGGGTCAAGGGCGGTTGGGAGGCGACCGGCGAGCCGTGGACCTACGAGGCGGAGCGCTACGGGCGGATCGCCGCGGAACGCGCCGCCGAGCAGCAGGCCATGCTGGACTACCTCGCCACCCCGGACTGCCGGATGGAGTTCCTGCGCCGCCAGCTCGACGACCCGCACGCGCAACCGTGCGGCCGCTGCGACAACTGCACCGGGCAGCGCCACTCCGCCGAGGTCGACGAGCAGGTGGTGCAGCGAGCGACCGAACGGCTGCACCGGCCCGGCGTGGAGCTGGAACCGCGCAAGATGTGGCCCACCGGGATGGACGCGCTGGGCGTGCCCGTGTCGGGGCGGCTGCCCGCGGCCGAACGCGCCGAGCAGGGCCGGGCCGTCGGCAGGCTGACCGACATCGGCTGGGGAAACCGGCTGCGCGAGCTGCTGGGCAACGGCGTACCGGACCAGGAGCTGCCGGAGGACCTGTTCCAGGCGTGCGTGCAGGTGCTCGCCGCGTGGAAGTGGGAGCAGCGGCCGGTCGGCGTGGTCTCCGTCGGCTCGAACAGCAGGCCGCTGCTGGTGCGCAGCCTCGCGCAGCGCATCGCCACCATCGGCAGGCTGCCGCTGCTCGGCGAGGTCGCCACCAACCCGGACAGCACGCCGCGGCGAGGCAACAGCGCGCAGCGCGTCGGCACGCTCCGCGGCCAGTTCAAGATCCCCGACGAGCTCGCGTCGCGGATCGCCGAGCTGGACGGCCCGGTGCTGCTGATGGACGACTACGCCGACACCGGCTGGACCGCGGCGATCGTGGCCCGCACGCTGCGGCTCGCGGGCGCCCCCGCGGTGCTGCCGTTCACCCTCGCCTCGACGGGCTGA
- a CDS encoding MFS transporter, with product MVTSRSEVPERHRLPVRKLVAASIGNAIEWYDWTIYSAFSVYFASRFFPGELALVNTLATFALAFFFRPLGGWLLGRFADLRGRKTAMLLTIALMAGGSLLIGVLPTFDLIGWGAPVLLVLARIGQGLSLGGEVSNASAYLAEIAPASRRGRYSSFFYISTGAALLVASLLGYLLTSVLTEQQLTAFGWRIPFVIGGVLGLIGIWLRRSLEETEQFADNREKARALRSPLWTTLRLHPRAVGMLIGFSMLSTLCYYTFFSALTPFAVDTRHADATDVFLALSVATVLFIALQYPMGVLSDRFGRRPQLLVWSAATAVLIVPLSALVGPGLGGLLVVFCVGVGLYSAMTSIAPAIMSELFPTELRGLGIGAWYNLTVAVFGGTAPLVIQAFAAFGAEGLFFWYIAAAAVITFFVILALPETRGSELR from the coding sequence ATGGTGACGTCGAGGTCGGAGGTGCCGGAGCGGCACCGGCTTCCGGTGCGCAAGCTGGTCGCGGCCAGCATCGGCAATGCGATCGAGTGGTACGACTGGACGATCTACAGCGCGTTCAGCGTGTACTTCGCGAGCCGCTTCTTCCCCGGTGAGCTGGCGCTGGTGAACACGCTGGCGACGTTCGCGCTGGCGTTCTTCTTCCGCCCGCTCGGCGGCTGGCTGCTGGGCCGGTTCGCCGACCTGCGCGGGCGCAAGACGGCGATGCTGCTGACGATCGCGCTGATGGCGGGCGGCTCGCTGCTGATCGGGGTGCTGCCCACCTTCGACCTGATCGGCTGGGGCGCACCGGTGCTGCTGGTGCTCGCGCGCATCGGGCAGGGGCTGTCGCTGGGCGGTGAGGTCTCGAACGCCTCCGCCTACCTGGCCGAGATCGCCCCGGCGAGCAGGCGCGGCCGGTACTCGTCGTTCTTCTACATCTCCACCGGGGCGGCGCTGCTGGTGGCCTCGCTGCTGGGGTACCTGCTGACCTCGGTGCTGACCGAGCAGCAGCTGACCGCGTTCGGCTGGCGCATCCCGTTCGTCATCGGCGGGGTGCTCGGCCTGATCGGCATCTGGCTGCGGCGGTCGCTGGAGGAGACCGAGCAGTTCGCCGACAACCGGGAGAAGGCGCGGGCGCTGCGCAGTCCACTGTGGACGACGCTGCGGCTGCACCCCCGGGCCGTGGGCATGCTCATCGGGTTCAGCATGCTCTCCACGCTCTGCTACTACACGTTCTTCAGCGCGCTCACCCCGTTCGCCGTGGACACCCGGCACGCGGACGCGACGGACGTGTTCCTCGCGCTGTCGGTGGCGACGGTGCTGTTCATCGCGCTGCAGTACCCGATGGGAGTGCTCTCGGACCGGTTCGGGCGCAGGCCGCAGCTGCTGGTGTGGTCGGCGGCGACGGCGGTGCTGATCGTGCCGCTGTCCGCGCTGGTCGGGCCGGGACTCGGCGGGCTGCTGGTGGTGTTCTGCGTCGGCGTCGGGCTCTACTCGGCGATGACCTCAATCGCCCCGGCGATCATGTCGGAGCTCTTCCCGACGGAGCTGCGCGGCCTCGGCATCGGCGCTTGGTACAACCTGACCGTCGCGGTGTTCGGCGGGACGGCGCCCCTGGTGATCCAGGCGTTCGCCGCGTTCGGCGCGGAGGGGCTGTTCTTCTGGTACATCGCGGCCGCGGCCGTCATCACGTTCTTCGTGATCTTGGCGCTGCCGGAGACCCGGGGCAGCGAACTGCGCTAG
- the proB gene encoding glutamate 5-kinase, with protein MTGAVQSSPTRDSIAAAHRIVVKVGSSSLTTGRGALDQARLAALVDAVEARVATGCQVVVVSSGAIAAGIAPLGLRRRPRDLATKQAAASVGQQALAHAYAESFARYRRTVGQVLLTADDVVRRAHYRNAQRTLNRLLTLGVVPVVNENDTVATAEIRFGDNDRLAALVSHLVGADALLLLSDVDALYDGDPRGGGASAIREVTSAADLAGVDAGASGSGVGTGGMASKVEAARVACTAGIPVLLTSAAQAARALGAADVGTAFATTGSRLSARRFWLAHAAGARGRLWLDDGAVAAVVRRRRSLLAAGITSVEGAFDGGDVVELVDPAGAVVARGVVAYDAAELPELVGRSSHELPAEQRREVVHADDLVPLR; from the coding sequence GTGACCGGCGCGGTGCAGTCCTCGCCGACCCGCGACTCGATCGCGGCGGCGCACCGCATCGTCGTCAAGGTCGGCTCGTCCTCGCTGACCACCGGCCGGGGCGCGCTGGACCAGGCGCGGCTCGCGGCCCTGGTGGACGCGGTGGAAGCGCGCGTCGCCACCGGCTGCCAGGTCGTGGTGGTGTCCTCCGGTGCCATCGCCGCGGGCATCGCCCCGCTGGGGCTGCGCCGCCGTCCGCGCGACCTGGCCACCAAGCAGGCCGCGGCCAGCGTGGGGCAGCAGGCGCTGGCGCACGCCTACGCCGAGTCCTTCGCCCGCTACCGGCGCACCGTGGGGCAGGTGCTGCTCACCGCCGACGACGTGGTGCGGCGCGCGCACTACCGCAACGCGCAGCGCACGCTGAACCGGCTGCTCACCCTCGGCGTGGTGCCGGTGGTGAACGAGAACGACACGGTCGCCACCGCCGAGATCCGGTTCGGCGACAACGACCGGCTGGCCGCGCTGGTCTCGCACCTGGTCGGCGCCGACGCGCTGCTGCTGCTGTCCGATGTGGACGCCCTGTACGACGGTGATCCGCGCGGCGGTGGGGCGTCGGCGATCCGCGAGGTCACCAGCGCCGCCGACCTGGCCGGGGTGGACGCCGGCGCCTCGGGTTCCGGGGTGGGCACCGGTGGCATGGCCTCGAAGGTGGAGGCCGCGCGGGTCGCGTGCACCGCGGGCATCCCGGTGCTGCTGACCTCGGCGGCGCAGGCCGCACGGGCCCTCGGCGCCGCCGACGTGGGCACCGCGTTCGCCACCACCGGCAGCAGGCTCTCCGCCCGGCGCTTCTGGCTGGCGCACGCGGCGGGGGCGCGCGGCAGGTTGTGGCTCGACGACGGCGCGGTCGCGGCCGTGGTGCGGCGGCGCCGCTCGCTGCTGGCCGCGGGGATCACCTCGGTGGAGGGCGCGTTCGACGGCGGGGACGTGGTGGAACTCGTCGACCCGGCCGGAGCCGTGGTGGCCCGCGGCGTCGTCGCCTACGACGCGGCGGAACTGCCGGAGCTCGTCGGCCGGTCCAGCCACGAGCTGCCCGCCGAGCAGCGCCGCGAAGTGGTGCACGCCGACGATCTGGTGCCGCTGCGCTAG
- the obgE gene encoding GTPase ObgE → MEGLVSRFVDRVTIHIAAGDGGNGCASVHREKFKPLGGPDGGNGGRGGDVRLVVDPGVHTLLDFHHRPHATAASGKQGRGSLRNGAIGEDLVLPVPDGTVVLTESGEVLADLVGPGTTFIAAEGGRGGLGNAALASKARKAPGFALLGEPGDEQDLVLELKSVADVGLLGFPSAGKSSLISVVSAAKPKIADYPFTTLAPNLGVVTAGETVFTVADVPGLIPGASDGRGLGLDFLRHIERCAVLVHVVDCATLEPGRDPLSDIDALEEELARYTPALQGEHGDLGDRPRLVVLNKVDVPEARELAELIRPDLESRGLRVFEVSAASHEGLRELSFAMAEEVERYRASLPEPEPARVVVRPHAIGDSGFTVETDPEDDEAFVVRGEKPERWVRQTAFDNDEAVGFLADRLAKLGVEEALGKAGAEPGSQVTIGGVTFDWEPSTPAGVAAVLTGRGTDARLDASDRIGAADRKAAKKARRGNLDAEGGYAGGAEEDE, encoded by the coding sequence CTGGAGGGACTCGTGTCGCGGTTCGTTGACCGCGTGACCATCCACATCGCCGCAGGCGATGGGGGCAATGGCTGCGCCTCGGTCCACCGGGAGAAGTTCAAACCGCTCGGCGGCCCCGACGGCGGCAACGGCGGCCGCGGCGGCGACGTGCGGCTCGTCGTCGACCCCGGCGTGCACACGCTGCTCGACTTCCACCACCGCCCGCACGCGACCGCGGCCAGCGGCAAGCAGGGGCGCGGCAGCCTGCGCAACGGCGCCATCGGCGAAGACCTGGTGCTGCCCGTCCCGGACGGCACGGTCGTGCTCACCGAGAGCGGTGAGGTGCTGGCCGATCTGGTCGGGCCGGGCACCACGTTCATCGCGGCCGAAGGCGGCCGCGGCGGGCTGGGCAACGCGGCGCTGGCCTCGAAGGCGCGCAAGGCGCCCGGGTTCGCGCTGCTCGGCGAGCCGGGGGACGAGCAGGACCTGGTGCTGGAGCTGAAGTCCGTCGCCGACGTGGGGCTGCTCGGCTTCCCGTCCGCGGGCAAGTCCTCGCTGATCTCGGTGGTCTCCGCGGCCAAGCCGAAGATCGCGGACTACCCGTTCACCACGCTGGCGCCGAACCTCGGCGTGGTCACCGCGGGCGAGACCGTGTTCACCGTCGCCGACGTCCCCGGCCTGATCCCCGGTGCCAGCGACGGGCGCGGGCTCGGCCTGGACTTCCTGCGGCACATCGAGCGGTGCGCGGTGCTGGTGCACGTGGTGGACTGCGCGACGCTGGAGCCGGGACGCGACCCGCTGTCCGACATCGACGCGCTGGAAGAAGAGCTGGCCCGGTACACGCCCGCGCTGCAGGGCGAGCACGGCGACCTCGGCGACCGGCCGCGGCTGGTGGTGCTGAACAAGGTGGACGTGCCGGAGGCCCGCGAGCTGGCCGAGCTGATCCGCCCCGACCTGGAGTCCCGCGGCCTGCGCGTGTTCGAGGTGTCGGCGGCCAGCCACGAAGGTCTCCGCGAGCTGTCGTTCGCGATGGCCGAGGAGGTCGAGCGCTACCGGGCTTCGCTGCCCGAACCGGAACCGGCCCGGGTCGTGGTGCGCCCGCACGCCATCGGCGACAGCGGTTTCACCGTGGAGACCGACCCGGAGGACGACGAGGCGTTCGTCGTGCGCGGCGAGAAGCCGGAGCGGTGGGTGCGCCAGACCGCGTTCGACAACGACGAGGCGGTGGGCTTCCTCGCCGACCGGCTCGCGAAGCTCGGCGTGGAGGAGGCGCTCGGCAAGGCCGGTGCCGAACCGGGCAGCCAGGTCACCATCGGCGGCGTCACGTTCGACTGGGAGCCGTCCACCCCGGCGGGGGTCGCGGCCGTGCTCACCGGCCGCGGCACCGACGCTCGCCTGGACGCGTCCGACCGGATCGGCGCGGCCGACCGGAAGGCGGCGAAGAAGGCGCGCCGCGGGAACCTCGACGCGGAAGGCGGCTACGCCGGGGGAGCCGAGGAGGACGAGTGA
- the rpmA gene encoding 50S ribosomal protein L27, protein MAHKKGASSSRNGRDSNPQYLGVKRYGGQVVKAGEILLRQRGTKFHPGLNVGRGKDDTLFALSAGEVEFGSKRGRKTVNIVPAEVV, encoded by the coding sequence ATGGCACACAAGAAGGGCGCTTCCAGCTCTCGCAACGGCCGCGACTCGAACCCCCAGTACCTCGGGGTCAAGCGCTACGGCGGCCAGGTCGTCAAGGCCGGTGAGATCCTGCTCCGGCAGCGCGGCACCAAGTTCCACCCCGGCCTGAACGTCGGCCGCGGCAAGGACGACACGCTGTTCGCGCTGTCGGCCGGTGAGGTCGAGTTCGGCAGCAAGCGCGGTCGCAAGACCGTCAACATCGTGCCGGCCGAGGTCGTCTGA
- the rplU gene encoding 50S ribosomal protein L21, with protein sequence MYAIVKTGGKQYKVAVGDVVEVEKLEGDSGTEVTFPAVLVVDGTDVTADADALAKVSVTGKLVEQTKGPKIRIHKFKNKTGYQKRQGHRQKLTRVEVTGITK encoded by the coding sequence ATGTACGCGATCGTCAAGACCGGCGGCAAGCAGTACAAAGTGGCGGTCGGGGACGTCGTCGAGGTCGAGAAGCTCGAAGGCGACTCCGGCACCGAGGTCACCTTCCCGGCTGTTCTGGTCGTCGACGGCACCGACGTCACCGCCGACGCCGACGCACTGGCGAAGGTTTCGGTGACCGGGAAGCTGGTCGAGCAGACCAAGGGCCCCAAGATCCGCATCCACAAGTTCAAGAACAAGACCGGATACCAGAAGCGCCAGGGTCACCGTCAGAAGCTGACCCGCGTTGAGGTCACCGGCATCACCAAGTGA